From Etheostoma cragini isolate CJK2018 chromosome 1, CSU_Ecrag_1.0, whole genome shotgun sequence, a single genomic window includes:
- the hypk gene encoding huntingtin-interacting protein K, with protein sequence MAAEGDVDLDLEADENCTGKPAEKPRKHDSGAADLERVTDYAEEKEISSSDLETAMSVIGDRRSREQKAKQEREKELAKVTIKKEDVELIMSEMEISRSVAERSLREHMGNVVEALVALTN encoded by the exons ATGGCGGCAGAGGGAGACGTCGATTTGGACCTGGAAGCCGACGAAAACTGTACGGGAAAACCGGCAGAAAAGCCTCGCAAACATGACAGTGGAGCCGCTGACTTGGAGAGAGTCACGGACTACGCGGAGGAGAAGGAAATCTCCAGCTCCGACTTAGAAACG gCGATGTCAGTGATTGGAGACAGAAGGTCACGAGAACAGAAAGCCAAACAAGAGAG AGAAAAGGAGTTGGCTAAAGTCACCATCAAGAAAGAGGATGTGGAACTAATT ATGTCAGAGATGGAGATTTCGAGGTCGGTGGCGGAGCGCAGTCTGAGGGAACACATGGGGAACGTGGTGGAGGCTCTGGTGGCTCTGACCAACTGA
- the mfap1 gene encoding microfibrillar-associated protein 1 produces MSRSDALNMKLPPIQSTAGAVPVRNEKGELSMEKVKVKRYVSGKRPDYAPMESSDEEEEDFQFVKKGKETEAEVELEEEDVSDPRLKRLLNRVSEDVEERLARHRHIAEPEVVAESSEDSDEGTWHPEREESSEEEEEEEEEVDDEEIERRRAMMRQRAAERKNEEMEVLEVEEERKSGAESESESEYEEYTDSEDEAEPRLKPVFIRKKDRVTVAEREAEEQKQRELEAEAKKQAEERRRYTLKIVEEEAKKEFEENRRTLAALDALDTDGENEEEEYEGWKVRELKRIKRDREAREVMEKEKAEIERFHNLTEEERRAELRNSGKQVTNKASKGKYKFLQKYYHRGAFFMDEEEDVYKRDFSAPTLEDHFNKTILPKVMQVKNFGRSGRTKYTHLVDQDTTSFDSAWAQESAQNSKFFKQKAAGVRDVFDRPTVKKRKT; encoded by the exons ATGTCTCGTAGTGATGCCCTCAACATGAAGCTCCCTCCGATCCAGTCCACGGCCGGGGCCGTGCCGGTCCGGAATGAGAAAG GTGAGCTCTCCATGGAGAAGGTGAAGGTGAAGAGGTACGTGTCGGGTAAACGTCCTGACTACGCGCCGATGGAGTCGTCcgatgaggaagaagaggactTCCAGTTTGTGAAGAAGGGAAAGGAAACGGAGGCAGAGGTGgagctggaggaagaggatgtCTCCGACCCACGTCTCAAACGTCTGCTCAACCGTGTCTCTGAGGACGTGGAGGAGAG GCTCGCGAGACACCGACACATCGCAGAGCCTGAAGTTGTGGCCGAGAGCAGCGAGGACTCTGACGAAGGCACGTGGCACCCAGAGCGTGAGGAGAgtagtgaggaagaggaggaggaagaggaagaagtggaTGACGAG GAAATTGAGAGGAGAAGAGCGATGATGCGGCAGCGAGCTGCCGAACGGAAGAACGAGGAGATGGAGGTtttggaggtggaggaggaaaggaagtCGGGGGCGgagtctgagtctgagtctgaaTATGAAGAATACACAGACAGCGAGGATGAAGCAGAGCCACGGCTCAAACCTGTCTTCATTCGCAA GAAGGACAGAGTCACGGTGGCGGAGCGCGAAGCGGAGGAGCAGAAGCAAAGAGAGCTGGAGGCCGAGGCCAAGAAACAGGCGGAGGAGCGACGGCGCTACACCCTCAAGATTGTGGAGGAGGAGGCTAAGAAGGAGTTTGAGGAGAACCGGCGCACGCTGGCTGCTCTCGACGCTCTGGACACTGACGGAGAGAACGAGGAGGAGGAATACGAAGGCTGGAAAGTTCGAGAGCTGAAACGCATCAAGAGGGACAGAGAGGCCCGAGAAGT catggagaaggagaaggctGAAATCGAGAGATTCCACAACTTGACAGAAGAGGAGCGCCGGGCTGAGCTCCGCAACAGCGGGAAACAAGTCACCAACAAAGCCAGCAAAGGCAAATACAAGTTCCTCCAGAAGTACTACCACAGAGGAGCCTTCTTCATG GACGAGGAAGAGGACGTGTACAAGAGAGATTTCAGCGCGCCTACTCTGGAGGATCACTTCAACAAAACCATCTTACCCAAAGTCATGCAG GTCAAAAACTTTGGTCGCTCTGGACGCACCAAGTACACCCACCTGGTGGACCAGGACACCACGTCGTTCGACTCGGCCTGGGCCCAGGAGAGCGCTCAGAACAGCAAGTTCTTCAAGCAGAAGGCGGCAGGCGTGAGGGACGTGTTTGACCGACCAAcagtgaagaagaggaagacttAA
- the hddc3 gene encoding guanosine-3',5'-bis(diphosphate) 3'-pyrophosphohydrolase MESH1, whose product MNSDTVLLLETINFAAEKHRNQRRKDPEGTPYINHPIGVARILSHEGGTTDIEVLQAALLHDTVEDTDTTPAEIEAKFGPVVARIVQEVTDDKKLSKHERKRMQVEHAPHCSGQAKLVKLADKLYNLRDLNRCTPAGWTAERVQEYFLWASEVVKGLKGTNPAIEEKLEELFRQRGVQL is encoded by the exons ATGAATTCAGACACAGTTTTATTGTTGGAGACTATTAATTTTGCCGCAGAGAAACATCGCAACCAGCGACGTAAAGATCCCGAGGGAACGCCGTACATCAATCACCCCATCG GAGTTGCGAGAATCCTCAGCCATGAAGGAGGCACCACAGACATCGAGGTTTTGCAA GCTGCGCTGCTTCATGACACAGTGGAGGACACAGACACAACTCCTGCAGAGATCGAGGCAAAGTTTGGCCCGGTCGTAGCGCGTATCGTTCAGGAGGTGACAGATGACAAAAAGCTGTCCAAACATGAGAGGAAGCGCATGCAAGTGGAACATGCGCCTCACTGCAGTGGCCAAGCCAAACTGGTTAAACTGGCTGATAAGCTGTACAACCTGAGGGACTTAAACCGCTGCACACCTGCCG gttggACAGCTGAGCGGGTGCAGGAGTATTTCCTGTGGGCCTCTGAGGTGGTGAAAGGACTGAAAGGAACCAACCCGGCCATCGAGGAGAAGCTGGAGGAGCTGTTCAGACAGAGAGGGGTCCAGCTCTGA